The following coding sequences are from one Aliarcobacter skirrowii CCUG 10374 window:
- a CDS encoding helix-turn-helix domain-containing protein — MTKYYLKDLISSNLNSKKNIIKNSFPLEIGTDYMEKIYIQDGFLFSKTNYNIEKPIFLEAKQEERKFVITISLKGNTTYINSGNKKIIPFKEGFTTISLFENTQGFREFKDKQINQIRLILSESFLRRNFQKSLVEKYFFNKQNLQLIDFRLTSIQSQFLLNDILNCTLVGELANIYKQGKIFELLSLEISKLQKNEDDIFLDDYDRSAILKAKEILLNNLQNPPSIVTLAKMVHLSEVKLKRGFKQIYKTSPYQLLVSHKMNLAKNMLERGEYNINEIALQVGYKFANNFTNAFYKEFKIRPKDILKK; from the coding sequence ATGACTAAATATTATTTAAAGGATTTGATTAGTTCAAATCTAAATAGCAAAAAAAATATCATAAAAAATAGTTTTCCACTTGAGATAGGAACTGATTATATGGAAAAGATATATATTCAAGATGGATTTTTATTTTCAAAAACAAATTACAATATAGAAAAACCTATCTTTTTAGAAGCAAAACAAGAAGAGCGAAAATTTGTAATCACTATATCACTCAAAGGAAACACTACATATATAAATAGTGGGAATAAAAAAATCATACCTTTCAAAGAAGGGTTTACTACAATATCACTCTTTGAAAATACACAAGGTTTTAGAGAGTTTAAAGATAAACAGATAAATCAAATTAGATTAATATTAAGTGAAAGTTTTTTAAGAAGAAATTTTCAAAAAAGCTTAGTTGAAAAATATTTTTTTAATAAACAAAATTTGCAGTTGATAGATTTTAGATTAACTTCTATTCAATCTCAATTTCTATTAAATGATATATTAAATTGCACTCTTGTTGGTGAGTTAGCTAACATATACAAACAAGGTAAAATTTTTGAGTTATTATCTTTAGAAATTTCAAAGCTACAAAAAAATGAAGATGATATTTTTTTAGATGATTATGATAGAAGTGCAATTTTGAAAGCAAAAGAGATATTATTGAATAACTTGCAAAATCCTCCGTCGATTGTTACTCTTGCTAAAATGGTTCATTTAAGTGAGGTAAAATTGAAAAGAGGTTTTAAACAGATTTATAAAACTTCTCCTTATCAACTTTTAGTATCTCATAAAATGAACCTTGCAAAAAATATGCTTGAAAGAGGTGAATACAACATCAATGAAATAGCTTTGCAAGTTGGTTATAAGTTTGCAAATAATTTCACTAATGCTTTTTATAAAGAGTTTAAAATACGACCTAAAGATATTTTAAAAAAGTAA
- a CDS encoding manganese efflux pump MntP family protein has protein sequence MFEILILSLALSMDAFAVSIGLGIKENQNIKVLALKVALFFGIFQAFMPFIGYIGGIGLQEYIYGFDKIIAFALLLLIGAKMIFEAVNENVEEEITKISNKILLTLAIATSIDAMAAGFTLHLFELNPYISLLIIGISTFIISYIGVYVGSRGGEKYESKAEILGGIVLILIGLKILLF, from the coding sequence ATGTTTGAAATTTTAATATTATCATTGGCATTATCTATGGATGCCTTTGCAGTTTCAATTGGACTTGGCATAAAAGAGAATCAAAATATAAAAGTTTTAGCTTTAAAAGTAGCTTTATTTTTTGGAATATTCCAAGCCTTTATGCCATTTATTGGTTATATAGGAGGTATTGGCTTACAAGAATATATTTATGGATTTGATAAAATAATTGCGTTTGCTTTATTACTTTTAATTGGAGCAAAAATGATATTTGAAGCTGTAAATGAAAATGTTGAAGAAGAGATAACTAAAATTTCCAATAAAATTCTATTAACATTGGCAATTGCAACAAGTATAGATGCAATGGCTGCTGGATTTACTTTACATTTATTTGAATTGAATCCTTATATTTCCTTATTGATTATTGGGATTAGTACATTTATTATCAGTTATATTGGGGTTTATGTAGGAAGTCGCGGGGGAGAAAAATATGAAAGTAAAGCTGAAATTTTAGGTGGGATTGTTTTAATATTAATAGGTCTTAAAATTTTACTTTTTTAA